One Aliiroseovarius sediminilitoris DNA window includes the following coding sequences:
- a CDS encoding thiamine diphosphokinase, with protein MRYFRQFSHNVTLLGGGAVNPATLSHCLSLAPELVAADGGADQALEMGHVPVVVAGDMDSVSDRARKVIGADRFVDTPDQNRTDFHKTLDLIDAPVVLGVGFMGKRLDHELACYNTLVRLPEKRVILVGEVDICFHLSAPLTMSLPIGTRFSLFPMAKVKVSGTGLVWPVEDLEMSPWGMIGTSNETNATKVTVEADGPGLLVILPRAQLTDAIAVLTPPKA; from the coding sequence ATGAGATATTTTCGTCAATTTTCCCACAATGTGACTTTGCTGGGCGGCGGTGCTGTGAATCCGGCGACACTTTCGCACTGTCTGAGCCTTGCGCCAGAGCTTGTCGCGGCGGATGGCGGTGCGGATCAGGCGTTGGAAATGGGGCATGTGCCCGTGGTCGTGGCCGGCGATATGGATTCGGTGTCGGACCGGGCGCGCAAGGTGATCGGTGCGGATCGGTTCGTTGACACCCCGGACCAGAATCGCACGGATTTCCACAAAACGCTTGATCTGATCGACGCGCCGGTGGTCCTGGGGGTCGGGTTCATGGGCAAGCGGCTGGATCACGAACTGGCCTGCTATAACACCTTGGTGCGGCTGCCGGAAAAGCGGGTCATACTGGTAGGCGAGGTGGACATTTGCTTCCATCTGTCCGCGCCGCTTACAATGTCGTTGCCCATTGGCACCCGGTTTTCGCTGTTTCCCATGGCCAAGGTGAAAGTGAGCGGCACAGGCCTGGTCTGGCCGGTGGAAGATCTTGAAATGTCGCCTTGGGGTATGATCGGCACATCGAATGAAACCAACGCGACGAAAGTTACCGTCGAGGCTGATGGCCCTGGTCTTCTGGTGATCCTGCCGCGCGCCCAATTGACCGATGCCATTGCGGTTTTGACCCCGCCTAAAGCCTAG